gctcgctGATTCAGAATGACATtttaaagggcacgtgggctcggtaaattaatgcattacctcggagaatgcacgtggctcggtaaTTGGTTTTATCAATTGAGACTGTAtagcaatagcttgaatgacCGGGAAATGGTCAGgctgatatgtaatcgactaggtcgattgatcattactttgatttgatgtcatggattgattgactgattgaaaaggaccgtgagtggtcttattggcttgtaatcgactaggtcgatttgatcaatgcttcgatcggtgatatgattgcttgtgtgcctattatgaattgtactgacttgcaggtgggatatgaggccaaggtacgtcttctgccctgtgcgtgtataggcagcctatagtataatagtttactaattgggcttagtggggtagaactcgctaagacatagtctcatcccagtttggggaaaacatttcaggatcccgacgaggagctgaggaggaggaatttgtgaaggagaactcggaggtaaaatttgaggagaagaattttggaagaagaagataatcctgagaggggccttgagtacggcctgaATGGATTaagatcctatcttcttttgagatctccattttgatgtgaatagttatgaagtggttggtgttttgtataaaagtttggttataagtttcaatatgaaaaatatggccatgcttttctatcctatcgttttattgtctggggattttaactgcttccgcatgtgcttaataaatgaaagggttggcgatacatagtcctgggatattgcattataaaattgactagatgtgaaggatgtgtgcgtactcgaggatcgaggcgtgacatcgggcgaggcccgagcctcgcccagctcgccggatttggcgaggcccgAGCTCCGCCCTAGGCCAGCCATGCTCCACCTCACTTGATTTGGCGAGGCCTAAGTTCGTCGGGCTCGGATGAGCTCGGCTTCCCAAGATTGAGCTAGGTAGAGCCTCGCTGGCCTAGGGCAAGGCTCGACTGGCTCGCGGCCGATCGTCGGTCGCCACCGTGGCCAACGATCGGCCAaggttgaggaagaagatgaaacggaaagaaagaaaaaaaataaaaataaaaactcgattttttaaaaaagtaaaaaagaaaaaaaagaaaaagaaagcataaaaataaaatgaaaatgtgttGGTGAAAAAAAgtaaggtggaagaagttatggaaaatgttttccacttttgaaaagtggaaaacaattttccttgacttattcattttccatgaaacgaacactagaaaatccggaaaatattttccttaaagtcattttccatgaaacgaacggagcctaagaCTTACTATAACCAATTGAAGTCCCCTACCGTACTTCAAGTGGAGCGGGTGTTCAGTGCAAAATAGAGACTTAACCATCGGACTTCCCATACTTCGCAAGTAGATACGGACAATTATCTCATAAACTCTCAGCATCGAAAACAGTTTGGATGTGAAGCTCGCATAAGAGATATCGAAAACGgacaattatttttcttgatagattTCTTCGTTTGGAACAAGTGTGTGCTTAACCCTACAATCCTCCTTGTTTTCTAGATTTGGCTTTATTTTGTAGTGGTTTGGCCTTTGCTCTACTTCGATTTGCTTTACCATGAAAGTTAATGTACTTCTTGTATATCATTTCGAGCCaccaatataattttttctgaccaaaaaaaagaagttaatgcTTCCTAAGTAAAGAGTTAGTTAATTTTAGTTGGTGTTCATGGATCTTAACTCACTGTTTATTATGATAGGCATTTTATAAATTTCGAACTTACGATAAAAAAGTTAAGTTACACaattgtttatattattttagCTTTGTCCCTAAGGAAGAACTTTAGCACTTTTATTAACCTAAGTAGGTACTTTCAAGTTTAAGTTAAGTTACACAATTGTTTGTATTAATTTAGCTTTGTCCCTAAGGAAGAACTttagcactttttttttttttggtaaggtgaACTATAGCACTTTTATTAACCTAAGAAGGTACTTTCAAGTTTCTGTGCCGCCATTCTATGTATCTTTCtgttttttcacattttaattacgatatattctttatatcgttccaatttagtcatatgTCTTTGAATAgacttgaattttgaaaaaaattgtattcAGGTAACATGTAAATGATCATGCTCAATGTTAATGGATTGTTTGTGCATCGTATgtgatattgaaaaaaaaaatgatttcatttaTTGTGGATCCTTGTGCAAAGTTTGTTGATTCACAACGCTTTAACAGCATAATAATTTGACACAAAAGTGTGAATAATCGGCTTGAGCTTCACTtattcaaatctctctctctctacacgcCATAGAGGTGACCAGCACGGCAACAGTATCCATCAACATTCGACCACCATGGTGGTCACCTGAAACAGGGGTAGCGATGTCGACAACGGCTCAAAATAGAGTTTTCTTATATTCCCAGGTATATATTTTAGTCTATTTAAGTAAAATCATATCGTCTGCTAGGCATTTTATTGTATTTCTCCATATCAGCCCTCATATCAGATCAAATACTTATATCACATCACACCAAATCCAGTTCACCTTTAAATACTGACAAACCAAATGCCGCATTTGATAGATGAACTTATAAATACAAGTAAAAGGGAAAATCAAAGCATGTCACTTATTTAAATAGTAGCTTATACATATAACAGGGGACTCGCCCATCATTCAACTTATTGCAATTCAGATTACTTAGCTTTATGGATGGTAGCTTATTTGAATGGATACATAGTGGAAAGAGTTTGATCTCGCACCGGGCTTCAAACTTGATCATTCCTGAAATGGATAATCTTCGACTCTCATCCTACAGGCTCCAAGTTGGACTTGAGCTCCAATGCTTGTGCCGCACAATACATAAATAGAGTCTCGAGCTTCGGCCAGGCAAGTGGTGCAGTCATCTGCCCCCATAGCTTCGTCGCAGTCTGCATGGCCGTAACAGGAACCATGTTGGTAGTAGTAATTGTTACCTTGGCTTGATGTAACTTCCGTTAATTGGTATATGACAGCATATTTATCTTTGGCGTAGGGGTCCTGCTCGGAAGGGTACGTCCTCGCACTGCATATTCTGTACTTCAGTCCAATATCAGGAGTTTGACACTTGACAACATTGCACGAGCAAAGTAACCAAAGCAGAAGCAGCAGTTTCACGATATGCTGTGAGAAGGTATTCATGGTTTGGCACTCTCTAACACCTTTACTTTCCtgcttgatttttcttgaaGTGGTTCTGTTATATAAGAGAGACTTCACATAGGTTTCTCCACCTACTCGTCCTTACTCAAGGGTGAAAAGCCTAGAGAACGTCAAAACCAattattcattaaaatattttttctctaaTTCAGTTAATCTCTCCAGCTTGGACGTTCGAATATCCATTTTCCTGGAGCAAATTTCGAGATCAATATTAAAGGCAGGACGAATTTGTTGACATCATCTCTTAGATATACAATTTTTACTCGCAAATATACATTATGCAAGACAGATTTCATGACGTCATCCCTTACCATGATTGTTTCTTGTTATCCTTGTATTAGAGAAGAAGCATCCATTAGTTATTCCTATACTAAAAGAATTAAATAATCACCACACACCAAGAATTCAATTTGTTTGTTACAAcaaattaaacttttaaataattAGCTGCACACCGGTCGTGACGATATCATTTATGCaagattttctcaatttaattttaaggtTATCATTTTAAGatactttgtttttcttctttttatattgtttaagGCTCAGATCAATTCATCAAGGTAAGGTTAACTTTTTAAATCTAGTTaaattcttccaaaatttgtggCTGGGAATGCTCCCACAATTTCAAGGGACCCTTGAGCATTGGCGGGCTGGGCTTGGACCACATAAATGGGCTCTGGGGCTTCCGTCGGTCGAAATTTAGTTGCTGGACCTGAAGTCTTGAAACTGTAATGTCCTTGGTTCGTAAGTTTAGATAGAACTCTGCACTATGCTGAGAAAATGAATTTGGGATAACGAAATTGCAACATTGTTTATCAACAGTTGAATTCCGCTGATATTGGCAGATTCAATCCTTgagaaaaatttctttgaaaattgatGGATTTGAAAGCAAAATTCAGGTGCCAACAAAGGTTTAGTAAACCTTCTTTTAGCACTAAAGTTATAAGGTAATCCTTGCTAAGTAAAGAATTAGTTAACTTTAGTTGGTGTTCATGGATCTTAATTTactatatattataaaaaaattatgaaagaaaatcaagtcACACTATTGCTGTGTTATTTCAGCTTTGCCATTGTCCCTAAGGAAAGAACttcaacagtttttttttttttttttttttttttgtaaaaatatctcgTAGATACTTTGGGCGCGCATGACACCATTCTGTCTGAAATAGTTtacggaacagaaatagaaagaatttctaagcaaaaaaaaaaaaattttactcgaaaatagaaattcgtttgataacgacacaaaatttcttccttttagaCAGGCGGCGATGACGCCAGAGCGgcgacctttaatataaaaaataaaaataaaaatgatttagtaacaaaaaaaataatgaataaaataaaataaaataaaataaaataattcataaaaaataaaatataaatataattttattttaaaataaaaatatccttaaaaataaatttattttatttattctattttattttattttacgaataaatttattttaaaatgattaaaaataaaaaataaaaataaaaatttatttggcaaaacactaaaggcaaataaaaataaatttatt
This region of Eucalyptus grandis isolate ANBG69807.140 chromosome 8, ASM1654582v1, whole genome shotgun sequence genomic DNA includes:
- the LOC120287399 gene encoding antifungal protein ginkbilobin-like protein encodes the protein MNTFSQHIVKLLLLLWLLCSCNVVKCQTPDIGLKYRICSARTYPSEQDPYAKDKYAVIYQLTEVTSSQGNNYYYQHGSCYGHADCDEAMGADDCTTCLAEARDSIYVLCGTSIGAQVQLGACRMRVEDYPFQE